The Amblyomma americanum isolate KBUSLIRL-KWMA chromosome 3, ASM5285725v1, whole genome shotgun sequence genome window below encodes:
- the LOC144126247 gene encoding uncharacterized protein LOC144126247 isoform X2 has product MGLKKVIKWALVCGQRKMQSRKSPMHFVCSKSYADGNRETRRLLVLLEDLRQLYAAAWGKVMASLESCFDVIQSREPGLVKGMCSVVLLWVQLGDTVAKDFDPDLWRQPTVQSINDLNDALLRMWKVAMDKTAELVYKIIPETTPDVAMVIEKEYHACRQETWTLFQVTPETLEDYLDTLKVYTSNMSLWHLDERKFLNTDATLVKSLSQLNIAAS; this is encoded by the exons ATGGGTCTCAAGAAGGTGATCAAGTGGGCCCTAGTCTGTGGACAGCGCAAGATGCAGTCCCGAAAGTCTCCCATGCATTTCGTCTGCAGCAAGAGTTACGCCGACGGAAATCGGGAGACGAG ACGCTTGCTGGTGCTCCTAGAAGACCTCCGGCAGCTCTACgcggcggcctggggcaaagtgATGGCCAGCCTGGAGAGCTGCTTCGACGTCATACAGAGCCGCGAGCCGGGACTCGTGAAGGGCATGTGCTCGGTGGTGCTACTCTGGGTGCAGCTGGGCGACACGGTGGCCAAGGACTTCGACCCGGACCTGTGGCGCCAGCCTACTGTGCAGAGCATCAACGACCTTAACGACGCTCTGCTGCGCATGTGGAAGGTCGCCATGGACAAAACCGCCGAGCTCGTCTACAAG ATCATCCCTGAGACGACGCCCGATGTTGCCATGGTGATCGAGAAGGAATACCACGCCTGTCGCCAGGAGACCTGGACGCTGTTCCAAGTGACGCCGGAGACACTGGAGGATTACTTGGACACACTGAAGGTCTACACCAGCAACATGTCGCTCTGGCACCTGGACGAGCGGAAATTCCTCAACACGGACGCTACATTGGTCAAGTCCCTAAGCCAGCTGAACATCGCCGCCTCATAA